From the Chitinolyticbacter meiyuanensis genome, one window contains:
- the pyrF gene encoding orotidine-5'-phosphate decarboxylase: MSFINRLEAAWHHQDSLLCVGLDPDPERFPEGMAPDLTGILDFNRAIIDATHDLVCAYKPQIAYYAALGAEPQLEATIAYIQDNYPHIPVVLDAKRGDIGSTARQYAVEAFERYGADAVTVNPYLGFDAIKPFLEYQDRGVILLARTSNPGAAELQDLDVGGLPLYARIAQLAAQQWNGHGNIGLVVGATWPQQLEKVRVEAPELPLLLPGIGAQGGSIAAAVAAGRRADGKGLLVSASRSVLYASSGTDFAEAARREATQLVTQINAARQPTLAI; this comes from the coding sequence ATGTCGTTCATCAACCGGCTCGAAGCCGCCTGGCACCACCAGGACAGCCTGCTGTGCGTGGGGCTCGACCCCGATCCCGAGCGCTTTCCCGAGGGTATGGCGCCGGATTTGACCGGCATCCTCGATTTCAACCGCGCCATCATCGATGCCACACATGATCTGGTCTGCGCCTACAAACCACAGATCGCCTACTACGCGGCCCTCGGCGCCGAGCCACAGCTCGAAGCCACCATTGCTTATATCCAGGACAACTACCCGCATATCCCGGTGGTGCTCGATGCCAAGCGCGGCGATATCGGCAGCACGGCGCGCCAGTACGCGGTGGAGGCCTTCGAGCGCTACGGTGCCGATGCGGTCACGGTGAATCCCTACCTGGGCTTCGATGCGATCAAGCCATTCCTGGAATACCAGGATCGCGGCGTGATCCTGCTGGCGCGCACCTCCAACCCCGGCGCGGCCGAGCTGCAGGATCTCGATGTCGGCGGCCTGCCGCTGTATGCGCGCATCGCGCAGCTGGCCGCGCAGCAGTGGAACGGCCATGGCAACATCGGGCTGGTGGTCGGCGCCACGTGGCCGCAGCAGCTGGAAAAGGTGCGCGTTGAAGCACCCGAACTGCCGCTCTTGTTGCCAGGCATCGGCGCGCAGGGCGGATCGATTGCTGCCGCCGTGGCCGCTGGCCGCCGCGCCGATGGCAAGGGGCTGCTGGTCAGCGCCTCGCGCTCCGTGCTCTATGCGTCGTCCGGCACCGATTTTGCCGAAGCGGCTCGGCGCGAGGCGACACAGCTGGTGACGCAGATCAATGCCGCCCGGCAACCGACGCTGGCGATCTGA
- a CDS encoding ABC transporter ATP-binding protein: MPLRLFQRFENLIDPFRPVPDRMPPGEVLRFYLHHIAQARWVFIALLLVGLVVALVEVALFGFVGRIVDMAQHTAPQRFFAEHGRELAGMAAVTLLLRPVLTLAHDLLVHQAINPGLTSLVRWQNHRYVLRQSLAFFTGDFAGRIANRIMQTGHALRDSAVQSVDALWFVIVYAGSALAMFAHADWRLALPLALWIAGYVGILVYFIPRVKLRAIVASEARSRLMGRIVDGYTNIGTLKLFAHGALEERYAADAVREQTDKAQAAGRLVTLMNLSITSLNGVLITGTCGLALWLWRDALITLGAVTVAVGLVIRINNMSGWIMWVINGIFENIGTVEDGLDSIARPRAVPDAPQAGTLQVSAGGIRFERIAFHYGKGGGVIDGLDLAVQPGERIGLVGPSGAGKSTLVHLLLRLYNLEGGRILIDGQDIAQVSQDSLRRQIGMVTQDTALLHRSIRDNLLYGKPDASEVELHRAIAGARADGFIPQLTDSQGHSGLDALVGERGVKLSGGQRQRIAIARVLLKNAPILILDEATSALDSEAEKAIQDSLETLMQGKTVIAIAHRLSTIARMDRLVVVDGGRIVESGSHAELIARGGLYARLWRHQTGGFVGVDANDAALAPIT; encoded by the coding sequence ATGCCCCTGCGCCTGTTCCAACGCTTCGAGAACCTGATCGACCCTTTTCGCCCGGTGCCGGACCGCATGCCGCCCGGCGAGGTGCTGCGCTTCTATTTGCACCACATCGCCCAGGCGCGTTGGGTATTCATCGCGCTGCTGCTGGTCGGCCTCGTCGTCGCCCTGGTGGAAGTGGCGCTGTTCGGCTTCGTCGGCCGTATTGTCGATATGGCACAGCACACGGCGCCGCAGCGCTTCTTCGCCGAGCACGGCCGCGAGCTCGCCGGCATGGCCGCGGTGACGCTGCTGCTGCGCCCGGTGCTGACGCTGGCGCACGATCTGCTGGTACACCAGGCGATCAACCCGGGCCTCACCTCGCTGGTGCGCTGGCAGAACCATCGCTACGTGCTGCGGCAGAGCCTCGCCTTCTTCACTGGTGACTTCGCCGGTCGCATTGCCAACCGCATCATGCAGACCGGCCATGCGCTGCGCGATTCTGCCGTGCAGAGCGTCGATGCGCTGTGGTTCGTCATCGTCTACGCCGGCAGCGCGCTGGCGATGTTCGCCCACGCGGACTGGCGGCTGGCCCTGCCGCTGGCGCTGTGGATCGCCGGCTATGTCGGCATCCTGGTCTACTTCATCCCGCGGGTGAAACTGCGCGCCATCGTCGCCTCCGAAGCCCGCTCCCGGCTGATGGGCCGCATCGTCGATGGCTACACCAATATCGGCACGCTCAAGCTGTTTGCTCACGGTGCGCTGGAAGAGCGCTACGCCGCCGATGCGGTACGCGAGCAGACCGACAAGGCACAGGCAGCCGGGCGCTTGGTCACACTGATGAACCTCTCGATCACCAGCCTCAACGGCGTGTTGATCACCGGTACCTGCGGCCTGGCGCTGTGGTTGTGGCGCGATGCGCTGATCACGCTGGGTGCGGTCACCGTGGCGGTAGGGCTGGTGATCCGCATCAACAACATGTCCGGCTGGATCATGTGGGTGATCAACGGCATCTTCGAGAACATCGGCACGGTGGAGGATGGGCTCGACAGCATTGCCCGGCCGCGTGCGGTGCCGGACGCGCCGCAGGCCGGCACGCTGCAGGTATCCGCCGGCGGCATCCGCTTCGAGCGCATCGCCTTCCACTACGGCAAGGGCGGCGGCGTGATCGACGGGCTGGATCTTGCGGTGCAGCCAGGCGAGCGCATTGGCCTGGTCGGCCCGTCCGGCGCCGGCAAATCCACGCTGGTGCATCTGTTGCTGCGGCTTTACAACCTGGAGGGCGGCCGCATCCTGATCGATGGCCAGGACATCGCCCAAGTGAGCCAGGACAGCCTGCGCCGGCAGATCGGCATGGTGACGCAGGATACCGCCCTGCTGCACCGCTCGATCCGCGATAACCTGCTGTACGGCAAACCGGATGCCAGCGAAGTCGAGCTGCACCGCGCCATCGCCGGCGCCCGGGCCGACGGCTTCATCCCGCAGCTCACCGATAGCCAGGGCCACAGCGGGCTGGACGCGCTGGTGGGCGAGCGCGGCGTCAAACTCTCCGGCGGCCAGCGTCAGCGCATCGCGATTGCCCGCGTGCTGCTGAAGAACGCTCCCATCCTCATTCTCGACGAGGCCACCTCGGCGCTGGATTCGGAAGCGGAGAAAGCCATCCAGGACAGCCTGGAAACGCTGATGCAGGGCAAGACGGTGATCGCCATCGCACATCGGCTCTCGACCATTGCCCGCATGGACCGGCTGGTGGTGGTGGACGGCGGCCGCATCGTCGAAAGCGGCAGCCACGCCGAGCTGATCGCGCGCGGTGGCCTGTACGCCCGGCTGTGGCGGCACCAGACCGGTGGTTTTGTCGGCGTCGATGCCAACGATGCAGCACTGGCGCCGATAACCTGA